In Gorilla gorilla gorilla isolate KB3781 chromosome 12, NHGRI_mGorGor1-v2.1_pri, whole genome shotgun sequence, the following are encoded in one genomic region:
- the REV1 gene encoding DNA repair protein REV1 isoform X3 yields the protein MRRGGWRKRAENDGWETWGGYMAAKVQKLEEQFRSDAAMQKDGTSSTIFSGVAIYVNGYTDPSAEELRKLMMLHGGQYHVYYSRSKTTHIIATNLPNAKIKELKGEKVIRPEWIVESIKAGRLLSYIPYQLYTKQSSVQKGLSFNPVCRPEDPLPGPSNIAKQLNNRVNHIVKKIETENEVKVNGMNSWNEEDENNDFSFVDLEQTSPGRKQNGIPHPRGSTAIFNGHTPSSNGALKTQDCLVPMVNSVASRLSPASSQEEDKAEKSSTDFRDCTLQQLQQSTRNTDALRNPHRTNSFSLSPLHSNTKINGAHHSTVQGPSSTKSTSSVSTFSKAAPSVPSKPSDCNFISNFYSHSRLHHISMWKCELTEFVNTLQRQSNGIFPGREKLKKMKTGRSALVVTDTGDMSVLNSPRHQSCIMHVDMDCFFVSVGIRNRPDLKGKPVAVTSNRGTGRAPLRPGANPQLEWQYYQNKILKGKAADIPDSSLWENPDSAQANGIDSVLSRAEIASCSYEARQLGIKNGMFFGHAKQLCPNLQAVPYDFHAYKEVAQTLYETLASYTHNIEAVSCDEALVDITEILAETKLTPDEFANAVRMEIKDQTKCAASVGIGSNILLARMATRKAKPDGQYHLKPEEVDDFIRGQLVTNLPGVGHSMESKLASLGIKTCGDLQYMTMAKLQKEFGPKTGQMLYRFCRGLDDRPVRTEKERKSVSAEINYGIRFTQPKEAEAFLLSLSEEIQRRLEATGMKGKRLTLKIMVRKPGAPVETAKFGGHGICDNITRTVTLDQATDNAKIIGKAMLNMFHTMKLNISDMRGVGIHVNQLVPTNLNPSTCPSRPSVQSSHFPSGSYSVRDVFQVQKAKKSTEEEHKEVFRAAVDLEISSASRTCTFLPPFPAHLPTSPDTNKAESSGKWNGLHSPVSVQSRLNLSIEVPSPSQLDQSVLEALPPDLREQVEQFCAVQQAESHGDKKKEPVNGCNTGILPQPVGTVLLQIPEPQESNSDTGINLIALPAFSQVDPEVFAALPAELQRELKAAYDQRQRQGENSTHQQSASASVPKNPLLHLKAAVKEKKRNKKKKTIGSPKRIQSPLKNKLLNSPAKTLPGACGSPQKLIDGFLKHEGPPAEKPLEELSASTSGVPGLSSLQSDPAGCVRPPAPNLAGAVEFDDVKTLLREWITTISDPMEEDILQVVKYCTDLIEEKDLEKLDLVIKYMKRLMQQSVESVWNMAFDFILDNVQVVLQQTYGSTLKVT from the exons CATCAAAGCTGGACGACTCCTCTCCTACATTCCATATCAGCTGTACACCAAGCAGTCCAGTGTGCAGAAAGGTCTCAGCTTTAATCCTGTATGCAGACCTGAGGATCCTCTGCCAGGTCCAAGCAATATAGCCAAACAGCTCAACAACAGGGT AAATCACATCGTTAAGAAGATTGAAACGGAAAATGAAGTCAAAGTCAATGGCATGAACAGTTGGAATGAAGAAgatgaaaataatgattttagtTTTGTGGATCTGGAGCAGACCTCTCCGGGaaggaaacagaatggaattccgCATCCCAGAGGCAGCACTGCCATTTTTAATGGACACACTCCTAGCTCTAATGGTGCCTTAAAGACACAGGATTGCTTGGTGCCCATGGTCAACAGTGTTGCCAGCAGGCTTTCTCCAGCCTCTTCCCAGGAGGAGGATAAGGCTGAGAAGAGCAGCACTGATTTCAGAGACTGCACTCTGCAGCAGTTGCAGCAAAGCACCAGAAACACAGATGCTTTGCGGAATCCACACAGAACTAATTCTTTCTCATTATCACCTTTGCACAGTAACACTAAAATCAATGGTGCTCACCACTCCACTGTTCAGGGGCCTTCAAGCACAAAAAGCACTTCTTCAGTATCTACTTTTAGCAAGGCAGCACCTTCAGTGCCATCCAAACCTTCAGACTGCAATTTTATTTCAAACTTCTATTCTCATTCAAGACTGCATCACATATCAATGTGGAAGTGTGAATTGACTGAGTTTGTCAATACCCTACAAAGACAAAGTAATGGTATCTTTCCAGGaagggaaaagttaaaaaaaatgaaaacaggcaGGTCTGCACTTGTTGTAACTGACACAG GAGATATGTCAGTATTGAATTCTCCCAGACATCAGAGCTGTATAATGCATGTTGATATGGATTGCTTCTTTGTATCAGTGGGTATACGAAATAGACCAGATCTCAAAG GAAAACCAGTGGCTGTTACAAGTAACAGAGGCACAGGAAGGGCACCTTTACGTCCTGGCGCTAACCCCCAGCTGGAGTGGCAGTATTACCAGAATAAAATCCTGAAAGGCAAAGCAG cagataTACCAGATTCATCATTGTGGGAGAATCCAGATTCTGCACAAGCAAATGGAATTGATTCTGTTTTGTCAAGGGCTGAAATTGCATCTTGTAGTTATGAGGCCAG GCAACTTGGCATTAAGAACGGAATGTTTTTTGGGCATGCTAAACAACTATGTCCTAATCTTCAAGCTGTTCCATACGATTTTCATGCATATAAGGAAGTCGCACAAACATTGTATGAAACATTGGCAAG CTACACTCATAACATTGAAGCTGTCAGTTGTGATGAAGCGCTGGTAGACATTACCGAAATCCTTGCAGAGACCAAACTTACTCCTGATGAATTTGCAAATGCTGTTCGTATGGAAATCAAAGACCAGACGAAATGTGCTGCCTCTGTTGGAATTG gttcTAATATTCTCCTGGCTAGAATggcaactagaaaagcaaaaccaGATGGGCAGTACCACCTAAAACCAGAAGAAGTAGATGATTTTATCAGAGGTCAGCTAGTTACTAATCTACCag GAGTTGGACATTCAATGGAATCTAAGTTGGCATCTTTGGGAATTAAAACTTGTGGAGACTTGCAGTATATGACCATGGCAAAACTCCAAAAAGAATTTGGTCCCAAAACAGGTCAGATGCTTTATAGGTTCTGCCGTGGCTTGGATGATAGACCAGTTCgaactgaaaaggaaagaaaatctgttTCAGCTGAGATCAACTATGGAATAAGGTTTACTCAG CCAAAAGAGGCAGAAGCTTTTCTTCTGAGTCTTTCAGAAGAAATTCAAAGAAGACTAGAAGCCACTGGCATGAAGGGTAAACGTCTAACTCTCAAAATCATGGTACGAAAGCCTGGGGCTCCTGTAGAAACTGCAAAATTTGGAGGCCATGGAATTTGTGATAACATTACCAG GACTGTAACTCTTGACCAGGCAACAGATAATGCAAAAATAATTGGAAAGGCGATGCTAAACATGTTTCATACAATGAAACTAAATATATCAGATATGAGAGGG GTTGGGATTCACGTGAATCAGTTGGTTCCAACTAATCTGAACCCTTCCACATGTCCCAGTCGCCCATCAGTTCAGTCAAGCCACTTTCCTAGTGGGTCATACTCTGTCCGTGATGTCTTCCAAGTTCAGAAAGCTAAGAAATCCACCGAAGAGGAGCACAAAGAAG tatttcggGCTGCTGTGGATCTGGAAATATCATCTGCTTCTAGAACTTGCACTTTCTTGCCACCTTTTCCTGCACATCTGCCGACCAGTCCTGATACTAACAAGGCTGAGTCTTCAGGGAAATGGAATGGTCTACATTCTCCTGTCAGTGTGCAGTCAAGACTTAACCTGAGTATAGAGGTCCCGTCACCTTCCCAG CTGGATCAGTCTGTTTTAGAAGCACTTCCACCTGATCTCCGGGAACAAGTAGAGCAATTCTGTGCTGTCCAGCAAGCAGAGTCACATGGCGACAAAAAGAAAGAACCAGTAAATGGCTGTAATACAGGCATTTTGCCACAACCAGTTGGGACAGTCTTGTTGCAAATACCAGAACCTCAAGAATCGAACAGTGacacaggaataaatttaatagcCCTTCCAGCATTTTCACAG GTGGACCCTGAGGTATTTGCTGCCCTTCCTGCTGAACTTCAAAGGGAGCTGAAAGCAGCGtatgatcaaagacaaaggcaggGCGAGAACAGCACTCACCAGCAGTCAGCCAGCGCATCTG TGCCAAAGAATCCTTTACTTCATCTAAAGGCagcagtgaaagaaaagaaaagaaacaagaagaaaaaaaccatcGGTTCCCCAAAAAGGATTCAGAGTCCTTTGAAAAACAAGCTGCTTAACAGTCCTGCAAAAACTCTGCCAGGGGCCTGTGGCAGTCCCCAGAAGTTAATTGATGGGTTTCTAAAACATGAAGGACCTCCTGCAGAGAAACCCCTG GAAGAACTCTCTGCTTCTACTTCAGGTGTGCCAGGCCTTTCTAGTTTGCAGTCTGACCCAGCTGGCTGTGTGAGACCTCCAGCACCCAATCTAGCTGGAGCTGTTGAATTCGATGATGTGAAGACCTTGCTCAGAGAATGGATAACTACAATTTCAG ATCCAATGGAAGAAGACATTCTCCAAGTTGTGAAATACTGTACTGATCTAATAGAAGAAAAAGATTTGGAAAAACTGGATCTAgttataaaatacatgaaaag GCTGATGCAGCAATCGGTGGAATCGGTTTGGAATATGGCATTTGACTTTATTCTTGACAATGTTCAGGTGGTTTTACAACAAACTTATGGAAGCACATTAAAAGTTACATAA
- the REV1 gene encoding DNA repair protein REV1 isoform X10 gives MNSWNEEDENNDFSFVDLEQTSPGRKQNGIPHPRGSTAIFNGHTPSSNGALKTQDCLVPMVNSVASRLSPASSQEEDKAEKSSTDFRDCTLQQLQQSTRNTDALRNPHRTNSFSLSPLHSNTKINGAHHSTVQGPSSTKSTSSVSTFSKAAPSVPSKPSDCNFISNFYSHSRLHHISMWKCELTEFVNTLQRQSNGIFPGREKLKKMKTGRSALVVTDTGDMSVLNSPRHQSCIMHVDMDCFFVSVGIRNRPDLKGKPVAVTSNRGTGRAPLRPGANPQLEWQYYQNKILKGKAADIPDSSLWENPDSAQANGIDSVLSRAEIASCSYEARQLGIKNGMFFGHAKQLCPNLQAVPYDFHAYKEVAQTLYETLASYTHNIEAVSCDEALVDITEILAETKLTPDEFANAVRMEIKDQTKCAASVGIGSNILLARMATRKAKPDGQYHLKPEEVDDFIRGQLVTNLPGVGHSMESKLASLGIKTCGDLQYMTMAKLQKEFGPKTGQMLYRFCRGLDDRPVRTEKERKSVSAEINYGIRFTQPKEAEAFLLSLSEEIQRRLEATGMKGKRLTLKIMVRKPGAPVETAKFGGHGICDNITRTVTLDQATDNAKIIGKAMLNMFHTMKLNISDMRGVGIHVNQLVPTNLNPSTCPSRPSVQSSHFPSGSYSVRDVFQVQKAKKSTEEEHKEVFRAAVDLEISSASRTCTFLPPFPAHLPTSPDTNKAESSGKWNGLHSPVSVQSRLNLSIEVPSPSQLDQSVLEALPPDLREQVEQFCAVQQAESHGDKKKEPVNGCNTGILPQPVGTVLLQIPEPQESNSDTGINLIALPAFSQVDPEVFAALPAELQRELKAAYDQRQRQGENSTHQQSASASVPKNPLLHLKAAVKEKKRNKKKKTIGSPKRIQSPLKNKLLNSPAKTLPGACGSPQKLIDGFLKHEGPPAEKPLEELSASTSGVPGLSSLQSDPAGCVRPPAPNLAGAVEFDDVKTLLREWITTISDPMEEDILQVVKYCTDLIEEKDLEKLDLVIKYMKRLMQQSVESVWNMAFDFILDNVQVVLQQTYGSTLKVT, from the exons ATGAACAGTTGGAATGAAGAAgatgaaaataatgattttagtTTTGTGGATCTGGAGCAGACCTCTCCGGGaaggaaacagaatggaattccgCATCCCAGAGGCAGCACTGCCATTTTTAATGGACACACTCCTAGCTCTAATGGTGCCTTAAAGACACAGGATTGCTTGGTGCCCATGGTCAACAGTGTTGCCAGCAGGCTTTCTCCAGCCTCTTCCCAGGAGGAGGATAAGGCTGAGAAGAGCAGCACTGATTTCAGAGACTGCACTCTGCAGCAGTTGCAGCAAAGCACCAGAAACACAGATGCTTTGCGGAATCCACACAGAACTAATTCTTTCTCATTATCACCTTTGCACAGTAACACTAAAATCAATGGTGCTCACCACTCCACTGTTCAGGGGCCTTCAAGCACAAAAAGCACTTCTTCAGTATCTACTTTTAGCAAGGCAGCACCTTCAGTGCCATCCAAACCTTCAGACTGCAATTTTATTTCAAACTTCTATTCTCATTCAAGACTGCATCACATATCAATGTGGAAGTGTGAATTGACTGAGTTTGTCAATACCCTACAAAGACAAAGTAATGGTATCTTTCCAGGaagggaaaagttaaaaaaaatgaaaacaggcaGGTCTGCACTTGTTGTAACTGACACAG GAGATATGTCAGTATTGAATTCTCCCAGACATCAGAGCTGTATAATGCATGTTGATATGGATTGCTTCTTTGTATCAGTGGGTATACGAAATAGACCAGATCTCAAAG GAAAACCAGTGGCTGTTACAAGTAACAGAGGCACAGGAAGGGCACCTTTACGTCCTGGCGCTAACCCCCAGCTGGAGTGGCAGTATTACCAGAATAAAATCCTGAAAGGCAAAGCAG cagataTACCAGATTCATCATTGTGGGAGAATCCAGATTCTGCACAAGCAAATGGAATTGATTCTGTTTTGTCAAGGGCTGAAATTGCATCTTGTAGTTATGAGGCCAG GCAACTTGGCATTAAGAACGGAATGTTTTTTGGGCATGCTAAACAACTATGTCCTAATCTTCAAGCTGTTCCATACGATTTTCATGCATATAAGGAAGTCGCACAAACATTGTATGAAACATTGGCAAG CTACACTCATAACATTGAAGCTGTCAGTTGTGATGAAGCGCTGGTAGACATTACCGAAATCCTTGCAGAGACCAAACTTACTCCTGATGAATTTGCAAATGCTGTTCGTATGGAAATCAAAGACCAGACGAAATGTGCTGCCTCTGTTGGAATTG gttcTAATATTCTCCTGGCTAGAATggcaactagaaaagcaaaaccaGATGGGCAGTACCACCTAAAACCAGAAGAAGTAGATGATTTTATCAGAGGTCAGCTAGTTACTAATCTACCag GAGTTGGACATTCAATGGAATCTAAGTTGGCATCTTTGGGAATTAAAACTTGTGGAGACTTGCAGTATATGACCATGGCAAAACTCCAAAAAGAATTTGGTCCCAAAACAGGTCAGATGCTTTATAGGTTCTGCCGTGGCTTGGATGATAGACCAGTTCgaactgaaaaggaaagaaaatctgttTCAGCTGAGATCAACTATGGAATAAGGTTTACTCAG CCAAAAGAGGCAGAAGCTTTTCTTCTGAGTCTTTCAGAAGAAATTCAAAGAAGACTAGAAGCCACTGGCATGAAGGGTAAACGTCTAACTCTCAAAATCATGGTACGAAAGCCTGGGGCTCCTGTAGAAACTGCAAAATTTGGAGGCCATGGAATTTGTGATAACATTACCAG GACTGTAACTCTTGACCAGGCAACAGATAATGCAAAAATAATTGGAAAGGCGATGCTAAACATGTTTCATACAATGAAACTAAATATATCAGATATGAGAGGG GTTGGGATTCACGTGAATCAGTTGGTTCCAACTAATCTGAACCCTTCCACATGTCCCAGTCGCCCATCAGTTCAGTCAAGCCACTTTCCTAGTGGGTCATACTCTGTCCGTGATGTCTTCCAAGTTCAGAAAGCTAAGAAATCCACCGAAGAGGAGCACAAAGAAG tatttcggGCTGCTGTGGATCTGGAAATATCATCTGCTTCTAGAACTTGCACTTTCTTGCCACCTTTTCCTGCACATCTGCCGACCAGTCCTGATACTAACAAGGCTGAGTCTTCAGGGAAATGGAATGGTCTACATTCTCCTGTCAGTGTGCAGTCAAGACTTAACCTGAGTATAGAGGTCCCGTCACCTTCCCAG CTGGATCAGTCTGTTTTAGAAGCACTTCCACCTGATCTCCGGGAACAAGTAGAGCAATTCTGTGCTGTCCAGCAAGCAGAGTCACATGGCGACAAAAAGAAAGAACCAGTAAATGGCTGTAATACAGGCATTTTGCCACAACCAGTTGGGACAGTCTTGTTGCAAATACCAGAACCTCAAGAATCGAACAGTGacacaggaataaatttaatagcCCTTCCAGCATTTTCACAG GTGGACCCTGAGGTATTTGCTGCCCTTCCTGCTGAACTTCAAAGGGAGCTGAAAGCAGCGtatgatcaaagacaaaggcaggGCGAGAACAGCACTCACCAGCAGTCAGCCAGCGCATCTG TGCCAAAGAATCCTTTACTTCATCTAAAGGCagcagtgaaagaaaagaaaagaaacaagaagaaaaaaaccatcGGTTCCCCAAAAAGGATTCAGAGTCCTTTGAAAAACAAGCTGCTTAACAGTCCTGCAAAAACTCTGCCAGGGGCCTGTGGCAGTCCCCAGAAGTTAATTGATGGGTTTCTAAAACATGAAGGACCTCCTGCAGAGAAACCCCTG GAAGAACTCTCTGCTTCTACTTCAGGTGTGCCAGGCCTTTCTAGTTTGCAGTCTGACCCAGCTGGCTGTGTGAGACCTCCAGCACCCAATCTAGCTGGAGCTGTTGAATTCGATGATGTGAAGACCTTGCTCAGAGAATGGATAACTACAATTTCAG ATCCAATGGAAGAAGACATTCTCCAAGTTGTGAAATACTGTACTGATCTAATAGAAGAAAAAGATTTGGAAAAACTGGATCTAgttataaaatacatgaaaag GCTGATGCAGCAATCGGTGGAATCGGTTTGGAATATGGCATTTGACTTTATTCTTGACAATGTTCAGGTGGTTTTACAACAAACTTATGGAAGCACATTAAAAGTTACATAA
- the REV1 gene encoding DNA repair protein REV1 isoform X6, protein MMLHGGQYHVYYSRSKTTHIIATNLPNAKIKELKGEKVIRPEWIVESIKAGRLLSYIPYQLYTKQSSVQKGLSFNPVCRPEDPLPGPSNIAKQLNNRVNHIVKKIETENEVKVNGMNSWNEEDENNDFSFVDLEQTSPGRKQNGIPHPRGSTAIFNGHTPSSNGALKTQDCLVPMVNSVASRLSPASSQEEDKAEKSSTDFRDCTLQQLQQSTRNTDALRNPHRTNSFSLSPLHSNTKINGAHHSTVQGPSSTKSTSSVSTFSKAAPSVPSKPSDCNFISNFYSHSRLHHISMWKCELTEFVNTLQRQSNGIFPGREKLKKMKTGRSALVVTDTGDMSVLNSPRHQSCIMHVDMDCFFVSVGIRNRPDLKGKPVAVTSNRGTGRAPLRPGANPQLEWQYYQNKILKGKAADIPDSSLWENPDSAQANGIDSVLSRAEIASCSYEARSLKVLEPWLLPRVMSYHVQCCWHLNHCGATSGAWNWQLGIKNGMFFGHAKQLCPNLQAVPYDFHAYKEVAQTLYETLASYTHNIEAVSCDEALVDITEILAETKLTPDEFANAVRMEIKDQTKCAASVGIGSNILLARMATRKAKPDGQYHLKPEEVDDFIRGQLVTNLPGVGHSMESKLASLGIKTCGDLQYMTMAKLQKEFGPKTGQMLYRFCRGLDDRPVRTEKERKSVSAEINYGIRFTQPKEAEAFLLSLSEEIQRRLEATGMKGKRLTLKIMVRKPGAPVETAKFGGHGICDNITRTVTLDQATDNAKIIGKAMLNMFHTMKLNISDMRGVGIHVNQLVPTNLNPSTCPSRPSVQSSHFPSGSYSVRDVFQVQKAKKSTEEEHKEVFRAAVDLEISSASRTCTFLPPFPAHLPTSPDTNKAESSGKWNGLHSPVSVQSRLNLSIEVPSPSQLDQSVLEALPPDLREQVEQFCAVQQAESHGDKKKEPVNGCNTGILPQPVGTVLLQIPEPQESNSDTGINLIALPAFSQVDPEVFAALPAELQRELKAAYDQRQRQGENSTHQQSASASVPKNPLLHLKAAVKEKKRNKKKKTIGSPKRIQSPLKNKLLNSPAKTLPGACGSPQKLIDGFLKHEGPPAEKPLEELSASTSGVPGLSSLQSDPAGCVRPPAPNLAGAVEFDDVKTLLREWITTISDPMEEDILQVVKYCTDLIEEKDLEKLDLVIKYMKRLMQQSVESVWNMAFDFILDNVQVVLQQTYGSTLKVT, encoded by the exons CATCAAAGCTGGACGACTCCTCTCCTACATTCCATATCAGCTGTACACCAAGCAGTCCAGTGTGCAGAAAGGTCTCAGCTTTAATCCTGTATGCAGACCTGAGGATCCTCTGCCAGGTCCAAGCAATATAGCCAAACAGCTCAACAACAGGGT AAATCACATCGTTAAGAAGATTGAAACGGAAAATGAAGTCAAAGTCAATGGCATGAACAGTTGGAATGAAGAAgatgaaaataatgattttagtTTTGTGGATCTGGAGCAGACCTCTCCGGGaaggaaacagaatggaattccgCATCCCAGAGGCAGCACTGCCATTTTTAATGGACACACTCCTAGCTCTAATGGTGCCTTAAAGACACAGGATTGCTTGGTGCCCATGGTCAACAGTGTTGCCAGCAGGCTTTCTCCAGCCTCTTCCCAGGAGGAGGATAAGGCTGAGAAGAGCAGCACTGATTTCAGAGACTGCACTCTGCAGCAGTTGCAGCAAAGCACCAGAAACACAGATGCTTTGCGGAATCCACACAGAACTAATTCTTTCTCATTATCACCTTTGCACAGTAACACTAAAATCAATGGTGCTCACCACTCCACTGTTCAGGGGCCTTCAAGCACAAAAAGCACTTCTTCAGTATCTACTTTTAGCAAGGCAGCACCTTCAGTGCCATCCAAACCTTCAGACTGCAATTTTATTTCAAACTTCTATTCTCATTCAAGACTGCATCACATATCAATGTGGAAGTGTGAATTGACTGAGTTTGTCAATACCCTACAAAGACAAAGTAATGGTATCTTTCCAGGaagggaaaagttaaaaaaaatgaaaacaggcaGGTCTGCACTTGTTGTAACTGACACAG GAGATATGTCAGTATTGAATTCTCCCAGACATCAGAGCTGTATAATGCATGTTGATATGGATTGCTTCTTTGTATCAGTGGGTATACGAAATAGACCAGATCTCAAAG GAAAACCAGTGGCTGTTACAAGTAACAGAGGCACAGGAAGGGCACCTTTACGTCCTGGCGCTAACCCCCAGCTGGAGTGGCAGTATTACCAGAATAAAATCCTGAAAGGCAAAGCAG cagataTACCAGATTCATCATTGTGGGAGAATCCAGATTCTGCACAAGCAAATGGAATTGATTCTGTTTTGTCAAGGGCTGAAATTGCATCTTGTAGTTATGAGGCCAG GTCCCTCAAAGTTCTGGAACCCTGGCTCCTGCCCAGAGTGATGTCCTACCATGTACAATGCTGTTGGCATCTCAACCACTGTGGAGCCACTTCAGGAGCATGGAATTG GCAACTTGGCATTAAGAACGGAATGTTTTTTGGGCATGCTAAACAACTATGTCCTAATCTTCAAGCTGTTCCATACGATTTTCATGCATATAAGGAAGTCGCACAAACATTGTATGAAACATTGGCAAG CTACACTCATAACATTGAAGCTGTCAGTTGTGATGAAGCGCTGGTAGACATTACCGAAATCCTTGCAGAGACCAAACTTACTCCTGATGAATTTGCAAATGCTGTTCGTATGGAAATCAAAGACCAGACGAAATGTGCTGCCTCTGTTGGAATTG gttcTAATATTCTCCTGGCTAGAATggcaactagaaaagcaaaaccaGATGGGCAGTACCACCTAAAACCAGAAGAAGTAGATGATTTTATCAGAGGTCAGCTAGTTACTAATCTACCag GAGTTGGACATTCAATGGAATCTAAGTTGGCATCTTTGGGAATTAAAACTTGTGGAGACTTGCAGTATATGACCATGGCAAAACTCCAAAAAGAATTTGGTCCCAAAACAGGTCAGATGCTTTATAGGTTCTGCCGTGGCTTGGATGATAGACCAGTTCgaactgaaaaggaaagaaaatctgttTCAGCTGAGATCAACTATGGAATAAGGTTTACTCAG CCAAAAGAGGCAGAAGCTTTTCTTCTGAGTCTTTCAGAAGAAATTCAAAGAAGACTAGAAGCCACTGGCATGAAGGGTAAACGTCTAACTCTCAAAATCATGGTACGAAAGCCTGGGGCTCCTGTAGAAACTGCAAAATTTGGAGGCCATGGAATTTGTGATAACATTACCAG GACTGTAACTCTTGACCAGGCAACAGATAATGCAAAAATAATTGGAAAGGCGATGCTAAACATGTTTCATACAATGAAACTAAATATATCAGATATGAGAGGG GTTGGGATTCACGTGAATCAGTTGGTTCCAACTAATCTGAACCCTTCCACATGTCCCAGTCGCCCATCAGTTCAGTCAAGCCACTTTCCTAGTGGGTCATACTCTGTCCGTGATGTCTTCCAAGTTCAGAAAGCTAAGAAATCCACCGAAGAGGAGCACAAAGAAG tatttcggGCTGCTGTGGATCTGGAAATATCATCTGCTTCTAGAACTTGCACTTTCTTGCCACCTTTTCCTGCACATCTGCCGACCAGTCCTGATACTAACAAGGCTGAGTCTTCAGGGAAATGGAATGGTCTACATTCTCCTGTCAGTGTGCAGTCAAGACTTAACCTGAGTATAGAGGTCCCGTCACCTTCCCAG CTGGATCAGTCTGTTTTAGAAGCACTTCCACCTGATCTCCGGGAACAAGTAGAGCAATTCTGTGCTGTCCAGCAAGCAGAGTCACATGGCGACAAAAAGAAAGAACCAGTAAATGGCTGTAATACAGGCATTTTGCCACAACCAGTTGGGACAGTCTTGTTGCAAATACCAGAACCTCAAGAATCGAACAGTGacacaggaataaatttaatagcCCTTCCAGCATTTTCACAG GTGGACCCTGAGGTATTTGCTGCCCTTCCTGCTGAACTTCAAAGGGAGCTGAAAGCAGCGtatgatcaaagacaaaggcaggGCGAGAACAGCACTCACCAGCAGTCAGCCAGCGCATCTG TGCCAAAGAATCCTTTACTTCATCTAAAGGCagcagtgaaagaaaagaaaagaaacaagaagaaaaaaaccatcGGTTCCCCAAAAAGGATTCAGAGTCCTTTGAAAAACAAGCTGCTTAACAGTCCTGCAAAAACTCTGCCAGGGGCCTGTGGCAGTCCCCAGAAGTTAATTGATGGGTTTCTAAAACATGAAGGACCTCCTGCAGAGAAACCCCTG GAAGAACTCTCTGCTTCTACTTCAGGTGTGCCAGGCCTTTCTAGTTTGCAGTCTGACCCAGCTGGCTGTGTGAGACCTCCAGCACCCAATCTAGCTGGAGCTGTTGAATTCGATGATGTGAAGACCTTGCTCAGAGAATGGATAACTACAATTTCAG ATCCAATGGAAGAAGACATTCTCCAAGTTGTGAAATACTGTACTGATCTAATAGAAGAAAAAGATTTGGAAAAACTGGATCTAgttataaaatacatgaaaag GCTGATGCAGCAATCGGTGGAATCGGTTTGGAATATGGCATTTGACTTTATTCTTGACAATGTTCAGGTGGTTTTACAACAAACTTATGGAAGCACATTAAAAGTTACATAA